A stretch of Mytilus edulis chromosome 11, xbMytEdul2.2, whole genome shotgun sequence DNA encodes these proteins:
- the LOC139495203 gene encoding F-box/LRR-repeat protein 2-like, with protein sequence MEINDLPPELLVTIFQQLSKEDLIWKIHNVCTYWRHLAQAGNLWTDLDINRLIIENHGKQDALLKYLLSILTHVQYVTSSPDRLLPLLIKSKDTLRNIRRVDLVPTIDSFYLSSKELFKGLSAKCPNLKSLHLKFLSESLSVLRQVFDLNLENVTLIHEQNIGNTRDIISREMDTVAKLLKEKANEIRKTKRIELRSFSSDFLAPVLELNLSNLTRLTAFGNFIKDSTIHTILLPETNITELNLDFSNITDQSLNDIAENAKHLKYLSLKCCSRITNKGIAMVTKSCKKLERLNIRKSTATGSHFSSNLSLGAISPICTSLKTLSAQNLPTIDIATLTALTQSCRILTSISLNDCCDLSDVSLGVIGQNCPVLLSADFSQCPEITLDGVRILLTCCLGMENISCMVCDGITNFCEMPPQVTVTEAVSHDHAQRDKDRVIVGKQDEEGKQKYSKLRNVNLSYCYNLKPEALIVISELCKNLRMLILRFCEGPVNDVNVDILGHVFTNCCYLKYILVGPGFNSTIYRKDIV encoded by the coding sequence ATGGAAATAAACGATCTCCCTCCGGAACTACTTGTAACTATATTCCAACAACTCAGCAAAGAAGATCTAATATGGAAGATACACAATGTGTGTACGTATTGGCGACACTTAGCACAAGCTGGGAATTTATGGACAGATCTAGATATTAACCGCCTCATTATCGAAAACCACGGAAAACAGGATGCATTGTTAAAGTATCTTCTCTCGATTTTAACTCACGTTCAGTATGTGACGTCATCCCCAGATCGTCTGCTTCCTCTTCTGATAAAAAGTAAAGACACTTTGAGAAATATTCGACGAGTTGATCTGGTACCTACAATAGATTCTTTCTACCTTAGCTCAAAAGAACTTTTTAAAGGCCTAAGTGCGAAATGTCCAAATCTTAAATCTCTGCACTTGAAATTTTTATCAGAGTCTCTTTCTGTTTTAAGGCAAGTTTTTGATCTTAATTTAGAAAACGTGACCTTAATTCACGAACAGAACATAGGAAACACACGTGACATAATTAGTCGTGAGATGGACACCGTCGCCAAACTATTAAAGGAAAAGGCAAATGAAATCAGGAAAACAAAAAGGATAGAGCTCCGTTCGTTTTCTAGCGACTTTTTAGCACCAGTCTTGGAATTGAATTTGTCAAATCTGACCCGTCTGACGGCGTTTGGAAATTTCATAAAAGATAGCACAATACACACGATTCTCCTCCCTGAAACAAACATAACCGAACtaaatttagatttttcaaatattactgACCAAAGTTTGAATGATATAGCTGAAAatgcaaaacatttaaaatatttgtcattaaaatgttgTAGCAGAATTACTAATAAAGGAATTGCCATGGTAACAAAATCCTGCAAAAAGTTAGAAAGACTTAACATTCGGAAATCAACGGCAACCGGTAGCCATTTTTCTTCCAATTTATCTCTAGGTGCTATCTCTCCAATATGTACATCACTGAAAACTTTGTCGGCGCAAAATTTGCCAACTATCGATATTGCTACTTTAACGGCCTTGACGCAGTCATGTCGAATATTGACCTCAATCAGTTTAAATGATTGTTGCGATCTGTCAGACGTGTCTTTGGGAGTAATTGGACAAAACTGTCCGGTCCTACTTTCTGCAGATTTCAGCCAGTGTCCAGAAATTACATTGGACGGCGTTAGAATCCTGTTGACCTGCTGCCTCGGTATGGAGAATATAAGTTGTATGGTCTGCGATGGGATTACAAATTTCTGCGAGATGCCACCACAGGTAACCGTCACGGAAGCTGTTAGCCACGATCATGCGCAACGTGACAAAGATCGAGTTATTGTAGGGAAACAAGATGAAGAAGGGAAGCAGAAATATTCAAAGCTTAGGAACGTCAATCTGTCATACTGTTATAATTTAAAACCGGAAGCACTTATTGTGATATCAGAATTATGCAAAAATCTGCGCATGCTTATTTTACGTTTTTGTGAGGGCCCTGTAAATGACGTCAACGTTGATATTTTAGGTCATGTTTTTACAAATTGTTGCTATCTTAAATACATTTTAGTTGGTCCGGGATTTAATTCTACAATTTACAGAAAAGATATTGTTTga